A genomic window from Camelus ferus isolate YT-003-E chromosome 9, BCGSAC_Cfer_1.0, whole genome shotgun sequence includes:
- the LRIF1 gene encoding ligand-dependent nuclear receptor-interacting factor 1 isoform X2 has translation MYQVVQTIGSDGKNLLQLLPIPNSSGNLIPLVQSSVMSDALKGNTGSPVQVTFKTQISSSSTSSSVQLPIFQPASSSNYFLTRTVDTAEKVRVTSVGTENFTSSVSKVQSHGVKIDGLTMQTFAVSPSSTQNDSSYILVNTQSLPMTVKSPVLPSGHHLQIPAHAEVKSVPASSLPPSVQQKILASATTSTSGTVEASQIPTVIYVSPVNTVKNVVTKNFQNIYPKPVTEIAKPVILNTTQIPVNVAKETQLKGGQHSQAAPVKWIFQENLQPCTPSLVPVKSSNNVASKILKTFVDRKSLGDNIINMPPLSTISPGGTQSKSMPIKDNALVMFNGKVYLLAKKGTDVLPSLIDQQNSVSPDIPRKDTSQIVSSSPVTEISREVVNIVLAKSKSSQMETKSLSNTRLASMANLRAEKNKKVEKPFLSTPDPHNMNQSINCLKQSKTLFTKPDFPDGFSTGQNAPRKGNIIQSVEKISSSVDATTVTSQQCVFRDQEPKIQNEMASTLEKVTQERNNRKNSQGRSNKAYLKNDAELKKIFGLTKDLRVCLTRIPHHLGSGECFDLFSNLVKSDTYKETQFIVKEEGRKQGFDKKRKAKTAKKMDHTKKRKTENICNTALNGGTNVTSSQDFSSILPTSDVSHCSNLSSLSKTREEERPEIEDCTQENQEKGTLSSSAAFEQSHSFNKNYTDDIFPMTPPELEETIRDEKIRRLKQALREKEAALEEMRKKMHQK, from the exons ATGTACCAAGTAGTTCAGACGATTGGCTCGGATGGAAAAAATCTTCTGCAATTACTTCCAATTCCTAATTCCTCTGGAAATCTTATACCGCTAGTTCAATCTTCAGTCATGTCTGATGCTTTGAAAGGGAATACAGGAAGCCCAGTTCAAGTTACTTTTAAGACTCAGATTTCCAGCTCTTCCACAAGTTCATCAGTTCAATTGCCCATTTTTCAGCCAGCCAGTTCTTCAAACTATTTTCTTACAAGAACAGTAGATACAGCAGAAAAAGTTAGAGTTACTTCTGTGGGAACTGAAAATTTTACTTCATCAGTTTCTAAAGTTCAGAGTCATGGTGTGAAAATTGATGGACTCACCATGCAAACATTTGCTGTTTCTCCCTCCTCAACACAAAATGATTCAtcttatattttagtaaatacCCAGAGTCTTCCAATGACTGTCAAGTCTCCAGTTTTGCCTTCTGGGCATCATTTACAGATTCCAGCCCATGCTGAAGTGAAATCTGTACCAGCGTCATCATTGCCTCCTTCAGTTCAGCAAAAGATACTTGCATCTGCAACCACAAGTACCTCAGGAACAGTTGAGGCCTCCCAAATACCGACTGTTATTTATGTATCTCCtgtaaatacagtgaaaaatgtagttACCAAGAACTTTCAAAACATTTACCCAAAACCTGTTACAGAAATAGCAAAGCCAGTGATACTAAATACCACACAAATTCCAGTGAATGTTGCTAAGGAGACACAATTAAAAGGTGGTCAGCATTCTCAAGCTGCTCCAGTGAAATGGATTTTTCAAGAAAATCTACAGCCTTGCACTCCATCTCTTGTTCCTGTTAAATCTTCAAATAATGTGgcttcaaagattttaaaaacttttgtagaTAGGAAAAGTTTGGGAGACAATATTATTAATATGCCACCATTGAGTACCATCAGTCCTGGTGGGACACAATCCAAAAGTATGCCTATTAAAGATAATGCTTTGGTTATGTTTAATGGGAAAGTCTACCTGTTGGCTAAAAAGGGGACAGATGTTTTGCCATCACTAATTGACCAACAGAATTCTGTTTCTCCTGATATTCCAAGAAAAGATACATCTCAGATAGTGAGTTCAAGTCCAGTCACAGAAATATCCAGAGAGGTTGTAAATATTGTTTTGGCTAAAAGTAAATCTTCCCAGATGGAGACAAAATCACTTTCAAATACCCGACTTGCTTCCATGGCCAATCTAAGGgcagagaagaataaaaaagtGGAGAAACCATTTCTTTCTACCCCAGATCCACATAATATGAACCAATCCATTAACTGCTTAAAACAGAGTAAGACTTTATTCACAAAGCCAGACTTTCCAGATGGATTTAGTACAGGACAGAATGCCCCCAGAAAAGGAAATATCATCCAGAGCGTAGAGAAAATAAGTTCCTCTGTTGATGCAACAACTGTTACTTCACAACAGTGTGTTTTCAGAGACCAAGAACCAAAG aTCCAGAATGAGATGGCATCAACATTAGAAAAAGTTACTCaagaaagaaataacaggaaaaattcTCAAGGAAGAAGCAATAAGGCATATCTGAAGAATGATGCTGAACTTAAAAAGATATTTGGTCTCACTAAAGATTTGAGAGTATGCCTTACTCGGATTCCTCACCATTTGGGCTCTGGagaatgttttgatttatttagcAATTTGGTGAAGAGTGATACTTACAAAGAGACACAATTTAtagtgaaggaggaagggagaaaacag GGttttgataagaaaagaaaagcaaaaacagctAAGAAGATGGAtcacacaaagaagagaaaaactgagaatATTTGTAACACAGCTCTAAATGGAGGAACTAATGTCACTAGCTCGCAAGACTTTAGCAGTATTTTACCAACTTCAGATGTATCACACTGTAGCAATCTCTCAAGCCTCAGCAAAACCAGGGAAGAAGAGAGACCTGAGATAGAAGATTGTACCCAAGAGAACCAAGAGAAAGGCACACTGAGTTCAAGTGCAGCTTTTGAACAAAGCCAttccttcaataaaaattatactgaTGATATTTTCCCCATGACACCACCAGAGTTAGAAGAAACcattagagatgaaaaaataagaagactTAAGCAGGCgctgagagagaaagaagcagctCTTGAAGAAATGCGTAAGAAGAtgcaccaaaaataa
- the LRIF1 gene encoding ligand-dependent nuclear receptor-interacting factor 1 isoform X3: MASTLEKVTQERNNRKNSQGRSNKAYLKNDAELKKIFGLTKDLRVCLTRIPHHLGSGECFDLFSNLVKSDTYKETQFIVKEEGRKQGFDKKRKAKTAKKMDHTKKRKTENICNTALNGGTNVTSSQDFSSILPTSDVSHCSNLSSLSKTREEERPEIEDCTQENQEKGTLSSSAAFEQSHSFNKNYTDDIFPMTPPELEETIRDEKIRRLKQALREKEAALEEMRKKMHQK, encoded by the exons ATGGCATCAACATTAGAAAAAGTTACTCaagaaagaaataacaggaaaaattcTCAAGGAAGAAGCAATAAGGCATATCTGAAGAATGATGCTGAACTTAAAAAGATATTTGGTCTCACTAAAGATTTGAGAGTATGCCTTACTCGGATTCCTCACCATTTGGGCTCTGGagaatgttttgatttatttagcAATTTGGTGAAGAGTGATACTTACAAAGAGACACAATTTAtagtgaaggaggaagggagaaaacag GGttttgataagaaaagaaaagcaaaaacagctAAGAAGATGGAtcacacaaagaagagaaaaactgagaatATTTGTAACACAGCTCTAAATGGAGGAACTAATGTCACTAGCTCGCAAGACTTTAGCAGTATTTTACCAACTTCAGATGTATCACACTGTAGCAATCTCTCAAGCCTCAGCAAAACCAGGGAAGAAGAGAGACCTGAGATAGAAGATTGTACCCAAGAGAACCAAGAGAAAGGCACACTGAGTTCAAGTGCAGCTTTTGAACAAAGCCAttccttcaataaaaattatactgaTGATATTTTCCCCATGACACCACCAGAGTTAGAAGAAACcattagagatgaaaaaataagaagactTAAGCAGGCgctgagagagaaagaagcagctCTTGAAGAAATGCGTAAGAAGAtgcaccaaaaataa
- the LRIF1 gene encoding ligand-dependent nuclear receptor-interacting factor 1 isoform X1, whose translation MSNNLQRVFLKPAEEKSGSASHCVSGCMYQVVQTIGSDGKNLLQLLPIPNSSGNLIPLVQSSVMSDALKGNTGSPVQVTFKTQISSSSTSSSVQLPIFQPASSSNYFLTRTVDTAEKVRVTSVGTENFTSSVSKVQSHGVKIDGLTMQTFAVSPSSTQNDSSYILVNTQSLPMTVKSPVLPSGHHLQIPAHAEVKSVPASSLPPSVQQKILASATTSTSGTVEASQIPTVIYVSPVNTVKNVVTKNFQNIYPKPVTEIAKPVILNTTQIPVNVAKETQLKGGQHSQAAPVKWIFQENLQPCTPSLVPVKSSNNVASKILKTFVDRKSLGDNIINMPPLSTISPGGTQSKSMPIKDNALVMFNGKVYLLAKKGTDVLPSLIDQQNSVSPDIPRKDTSQIVSSSPVTEISREVVNIVLAKSKSSQMETKSLSNTRLASMANLRAEKNKKVEKPFLSTPDPHNMNQSINCLKQSKTLFTKPDFPDGFSTGQNAPRKGNIIQSVEKISSSVDATTVTSQQCVFRDQEPKIQNEMASTLEKVTQERNNRKNSQGRSNKAYLKNDAELKKIFGLTKDLRVCLTRIPHHLGSGECFDLFSNLVKSDTYKETQFIVKEEGRKQGFDKKRKAKTAKKMDHTKKRKTENICNTALNGGTNVTSSQDFSSILPTSDVSHCSNLSSLSKTREEERPEIEDCTQENQEKGTLSSSAAFEQSHSFNKNYTDDIFPMTPPELEETIRDEKIRRLKQALREKEAALEEMRKKMHQK comes from the exons ATGTCCAATAACCTACAGAGGGTCTTCCTGAAACCTGCAGAGGAAAAGTCAGGCAGCGCCTCGCATTG TGTTTCAGGCTGCATGTACCAAGTAGTTCAGACGATTGGCTCGGATGGAAAAAATCTTCTGCAATTACTTCCAATTCCTAATTCCTCTGGAAATCTTATACCGCTAGTTCAATCTTCAGTCATGTCTGATGCTTTGAAAGGGAATACAGGAAGCCCAGTTCAAGTTACTTTTAAGACTCAGATTTCCAGCTCTTCCACAAGTTCATCAGTTCAATTGCCCATTTTTCAGCCAGCCAGTTCTTCAAACTATTTTCTTACAAGAACAGTAGATACAGCAGAAAAAGTTAGAGTTACTTCTGTGGGAACTGAAAATTTTACTTCATCAGTTTCTAAAGTTCAGAGTCATGGTGTGAAAATTGATGGACTCACCATGCAAACATTTGCTGTTTCTCCCTCCTCAACACAAAATGATTCAtcttatattttagtaaatacCCAGAGTCTTCCAATGACTGTCAAGTCTCCAGTTTTGCCTTCTGGGCATCATTTACAGATTCCAGCCCATGCTGAAGTGAAATCTGTACCAGCGTCATCATTGCCTCCTTCAGTTCAGCAAAAGATACTTGCATCTGCAACCACAAGTACCTCAGGAACAGTTGAGGCCTCCCAAATACCGACTGTTATTTATGTATCTCCtgtaaatacagtgaaaaatgtagttACCAAGAACTTTCAAAACATTTACCCAAAACCTGTTACAGAAATAGCAAAGCCAGTGATACTAAATACCACACAAATTCCAGTGAATGTTGCTAAGGAGACACAATTAAAAGGTGGTCAGCATTCTCAAGCTGCTCCAGTGAAATGGATTTTTCAAGAAAATCTACAGCCTTGCACTCCATCTCTTGTTCCTGTTAAATCTTCAAATAATGTGgcttcaaagattttaaaaacttttgtagaTAGGAAAAGTTTGGGAGACAATATTATTAATATGCCACCATTGAGTACCATCAGTCCTGGTGGGACACAATCCAAAAGTATGCCTATTAAAGATAATGCTTTGGTTATGTTTAATGGGAAAGTCTACCTGTTGGCTAAAAAGGGGACAGATGTTTTGCCATCACTAATTGACCAACAGAATTCTGTTTCTCCTGATATTCCAAGAAAAGATACATCTCAGATAGTGAGTTCAAGTCCAGTCACAGAAATATCCAGAGAGGTTGTAAATATTGTTTTGGCTAAAAGTAAATCTTCCCAGATGGAGACAAAATCACTTTCAAATACCCGACTTGCTTCCATGGCCAATCTAAGGgcagagaagaataaaaaagtGGAGAAACCATTTCTTTCTACCCCAGATCCACATAATATGAACCAATCCATTAACTGCTTAAAACAGAGTAAGACTTTATTCACAAAGCCAGACTTTCCAGATGGATTTAGTACAGGACAGAATGCCCCCAGAAAAGGAAATATCATCCAGAGCGTAGAGAAAATAAGTTCCTCTGTTGATGCAACAACTGTTACTTCACAACAGTGTGTTTTCAGAGACCAAGAACCAAAG aTCCAGAATGAGATGGCATCAACATTAGAAAAAGTTACTCaagaaagaaataacaggaaaaattcTCAAGGAAGAAGCAATAAGGCATATCTGAAGAATGATGCTGAACTTAAAAAGATATTTGGTCTCACTAAAGATTTGAGAGTATGCCTTACTCGGATTCCTCACCATTTGGGCTCTGGagaatgttttgatttatttagcAATTTGGTGAAGAGTGATACTTACAAAGAGACACAATTTAtagtgaaggaggaagggagaaaacag GGttttgataagaaaagaaaagcaaaaacagctAAGAAGATGGAtcacacaaagaagagaaaaactgagaatATTTGTAACACAGCTCTAAATGGAGGAACTAATGTCACTAGCTCGCAAGACTTTAGCAGTATTTTACCAACTTCAGATGTATCACACTGTAGCAATCTCTCAAGCCTCAGCAAAACCAGGGAAGAAGAGAGACCTGAGATAGAAGATTGTACCCAAGAGAACCAAGAGAAAGGCACACTGAGTTCAAGTGCAGCTTTTGAACAAAGCCAttccttcaataaaaattatactgaTGATATTTTCCCCATGACACCACCAGAGTTAGAAGAAACcattagagatgaaaaaataagaagactTAAGCAGGCgctgagagagaaagaagcagctCTTGAAGAAATGCGTAAGAAGAtgcaccaaaaataa